Genomic segment of Murdochiella vaginalis:
TACTGGTCGCCTTTGCAGTGCTCTTTACCGCCTGTGGCTCCACGAAAAAGCTGAAACCCGGAACCTATGAGGCCACCGGGCAGGGCAATGCCAAAGAAACGCCCATTCGTCTGTCGGTCACGATTGATGAGAGCGGCAAGATTTATGAGATGAAGATTTTGGAACATCAGGAGACGCCGCAGATCGGCGGCAAGGCACTGGATAAGCTGGTGGAGCAGGCTACGAAAGAGAACACGGCGGATGTCGATACGATTTCCGGCGCAACGCGCACCAGTGAAGGATTCCGCGATGCCTTGCGCTCGGCTCTTGCCCAGGCGGCGGGTGAAGAATCCGCCACGAAAACGTCAGAGGAATCGCAGCCGACACCAAAGGATATCAGCGATACAAGCAGTGCCCAATAGGACCGGAGACGATCGGTCACGTGCCTACAAAGACAAAAAATTGGCGTGTAGCAGGGGGAACGGTTGAACTCTCCCGCTTTTGGCATTATAATGACGCTATATGTGTAGTATTTAAGGAGGAAGCATGACGGAGTATAAATTAAACGCGACAAAGCGTGAAGGATCCGGCAAAAACCGGGTGGATAAATTACGCGCGGCGGGACAGATCCCGGCGGTCATTTACCAAAAAGGCGAAGAGAATGCACTCATCCAGGTAAAAGACCTGGAGTTTGCCCATGTCTATAACAAAGCAGGCTCTTCGAGCCTGGTCGACGTTACCGTGGATGGCGAAGTCAAAACAGTACTCATTAAGGAAGTGCAGAGACATCCGTATCGCAACGAAGTGTTGCATATCGATTTTCAGGGTGTCCGTATGGACGAGGTCGTTCGTCTGATGGTGCCG
This window contains:
- a CDS encoding FMN-binding protein; translated protein: MKKRLACLVLVAFAVLFTACGSTKKLKPGTYEATGQGNAKETPIRLSVTIDESGKIYEMKILEHQETPQIGGKALDKLVEQATKENTADVDTISGATRTSEGFRDALRSALAQAAGEESATKTSEESQPTPKDISDTSSAQ